From a region of the Lactuca sativa cultivar Salinas chromosome 4, Lsat_Salinas_v11, whole genome shotgun sequence genome:
- the LOC111899649 gene encoding mechanosensitive ion channel protein 6, giving the protein MDNPGASKKPPESNASDQHEHPSGDAGTHNEVIVKIDSSDRNNSAHLMHLNSDSPVRGVINSDYIDTNRRASDSKQSFDTDDSGEKHYKESSDEEEDEFRLLNQRNRRVPSNLSYLHDHESEVLKCTSFQRRASLVRTKTQQSRLMDPPEIPYSTTFPKSGRYTPGRTGGSARMENDDEDDSLFDDDNPDDLKNKTLDALTIIQWISLVLIISILVCTFRFRRWKQKSFRGLYIWQWEILVLALICGRLVSGWCVRLAVFFIERNFILRKRVLYFVYGIRTPVQNCIWLGLVLIAWNSMFNEAVADLHIPFLEIINKFMVCMLVATTLWLVKTLIVKVLASSFHVNKFFDRIQDALFNQYVIETLSGPPLVEIHNNQLGEKSMSRVWKHDDLGGGAYSFKTRGGVSSRVKNSPGRGVSSRSLGVSKKHEGITIDHLHRLNPENVSAWNMKRLMKIIRHGSLTTLDEHLHGVHYDDEAGTEIRSEIEAKRAARMIFMNVAKRRSKYIYLEDLMRFLREDEAIKTMSLLVASPEEERVGKRALKNWVVNVFRERKALALTLNDTKTAVNKLHRMVNVLVGLAILIICLVILNIATTKVLVLISSQLVVVAFVFGNTCKTIFESIIFLFVMHPFDVGDRCEIDGVQMIVEEMNILNTIFLRSDNQKIYIPNSVLLTRSIGNFYRSPDMSDTINFLIHVGTPADKIATIKQQILSYVESNKDHWYSDPIVVTMDMYDLNSQKLSVWVQHKINYQDITQRLTRRGKIIEEMIRIFRELDIEYRNYPLDINIRSMPIPATPTRVPSTWGTPN; this is encoded by the exons ATGGATAATCCCGGAGCATCCAAGAAACCACCGGAATCTAATGCCTCTGATCAACACGAACACCCCTCCGGTGACGCCGGAACCCACAACGAAGTCATCGTCAAAATTGATAGTAGCGATAGGAATAATTCTGCCCATTTGATGCATCTGAATTCCGATAGTCCTGTTAGGGGCGTCATTAATAGCGATTACATTGATACGAATCGTAGAGCTTCAGATTCAAAACAATCGTTCGACACCGATGATTCAGGTGAAAAACATTACAAAGAATCATCAGATGAGGAGGAAGACGAGTTTCGATTACTGAATCAACGCAATCGACGAGTACCAAGCAATTTGAGTTACCTTCACGATCATGAAAGCGAGGTTTTGAAATGTACGTCGTTTCAGAGGAGAGCAAGTCTGGTAAGAACTAAAACTCAACAATCGAGATTAATGGATCCACCGGAGATTCCATATTCCACCACATTTCCTAAATCCGGCCGCTACACCCCCGGCCGAACAGGTGGCTCCGCGAGAATGGAAAACGACGATGAGGATGATTCTCTGTTCGACGACGATAACCCTGATGATTTGAAAAACAAAACCCTAGATGCATTGACAATCATTCAATGGATTAGTCTCGTGTTGATCATTTCAATATTAGTTTGCACCTTTAGATTCCGTAGATGGAAACAAAAATCATTCCGGGGACTTTATATCTGGCAATGGGAGATTCTGGTCCTGGCTTTGATCTGCGGCCGATTAGTCTCCGGTTGGTGTGTACGCCTTGCAGTGTTCTTCATCGAACGAAACTTCATTCTCAGAAAACGAGTTCTTTATTTCGTGTATGGAATACGAACACCAGTCCAAAACTGTATCTGGTTAGGTTTAGTTCTAATCGCTTGGAACTCCATGTTCAACGAAGCAGTTGCAGACCTCCATATCCCCTTCCTCGAGATCATAAACAAATTCATGGTATGTATGCTTGTCGCAACCACATTATGGctggtgaaaaccctaattgtgaaagTTCTGGCATCGTCATTTCACGTGAACAAATTCTTCGATCGGATTCAAGATGCATTGTTCAATCAATACGTGATTGAAACACTCTCCGGCCCTCCATTGGTTGAAATCCACAACAACCAATTGGGGGAAAAATCGATGTCTAGGGTTTGGAAGCATGATGATCTTGGAGGTGGGGCTTATTCGTTTAAGACTAGGGGGGGTGTTAGTAGTAGGGTTAAAAATTCGCCTGGTAGAGGAGTTAGTTCAAGAAGTTTGGGGGTTTCTAAGAAACATGAAGGGATAACGATTGATCATTTGCATAGGTTGAATCCTGAGAATGTATCAGCATGGAATATGAAGAGATTGATGAAGATTATTAGGCATGGATCTTTGACGACTTTGGATGAACATTTACATGGTGTTCATTATGACGATGAAGCAGGGACGGAAATTCGAAGTGAAATTGAAGCGAAACGGGCTGCGAGGATGATTTTCATGAATGTCGCCAAGCGTAGATCAAA gtATATTTATTTGGAAGATTTAATGAGGTTTTTGAGAGAAGATGAAGCCATCAAGACCATGTCTCTTTTGGTAGCATCACCCGAAGAAGAAAGAGTTGGCAAGAGAGCCTTAAAGAATTGGGTG GTTAATGTGTTTCGAGAACGAAAAGCTCTTGCTTTGACGCTAAATGACACGAAAACCGCGGTCAACAAACTGCACCGGATGGTCAACGTGTTGGTCGGACTTGCCATTTTGATCAtttgtcttgtgatactaaacattgCGACTACGAAAGTTCTAGTTCTTATAAGCTCTCAACTTGTCGTGGTGGCATTTGTATTTGGGAATACTTGTAAAACCATATTCGAATCCATCATTTTCTTGTTTGTGATGCACCCTTTCGATGTCGGGGATCGTTGCGAGATTGACGGAGTTCAG ATGATTGTGGAGGAGATGAATATTTTGAACACAATTTTTCTAAGATCTGATAATCAAAAGATTTATATTCCAAATAGTGTTTTGTTGACAAGATCCATCGGAAACTTTTATCGTAGTCCTGATATGTCGGATACCATCAACTTCTTAATCCATGTTGGTACACCCGCAGACAAGATCGCTACTATCAAACAACAAATTCTAAG CTACGTTGAAAGCAATAAGGATCATTGGTACTCGGATCCAATCGTGGTAACGATGGACATGTATGATTTAAACTCACAAAAATTATCGGTTTGGGTAcaacacaaaattaattatcaagaTATAACGCAACGGTTGACAAGAAGAGGAAAGATTATCGAGGAGATGATTAGAATCTTTAGAGAACTAGACATTGAATACCGAAATTATCCACTCGATATCAACATCCGGAGTATGCCAATACCCGCTACTCCCACTCGTGTTCCTTCAACATGGGGAACTCCAAATTAA